The Staphylococcus sp. KG4-3 genome has a window encoding:
- a CDS encoding acyltransferase family protein: MNNNLNKHKQLKYSTRYMPGLDGLRAIAVISIIIYHLNKQWLTGGFLGVDTFFVISGYLITSLLLFEYESTGIINLKQFWLRRIKRLIPAMLVVVMVVTVATLIFKPGEIVNIKQDGFAAIFYVSNWWYIATDVNYFEQFAFMPLKHLWSLAIEEQFYIVFPTVFIFLLLTIKKYRNVTLIFWIVSLISLLTMVIIAQSQTGHSRVYFGTDTRLQTMLLGVIFAFIWPPFKLKKNPNHSLRTIIDSIGVIGIVLLLILFLKVNDNSNWIYNGGFYLISGLTLLVIISAVHPSGYFAKILGNPLFVYIGKRSYSLYLWHFPVISFVHSYYVDGQLPIYVYVVDIILTIVLAEISYRYIETPFRKQGIKVFSISRVNKQTVIRTIVLILFLIPTMFVFTGSFDKLGKNDINHKATSYNTDEIDKYLVRPIPVDDVNFSGDSEFKKDKDNEVYADLKPLLIGDSVMVDIGETFKIQVPHANIDGQVGRNLYEAIPLVDQKYQNYNHKSNQVILELGTNGDFSEEQLNELIKKFGEAQVYLVNTRVPRSYESHVNELMADAAKKYDNVTLIDWHKRSEGHSEYFAPDGIHLEAKGVKALADEILKHITKNLNR; encoded by the coding sequence ATGAACAATAATTTAAATAAGCATAAGCAGTTAAAGTATAGTACTCGCTATATGCCAGGTTTAGATGGATTACGAGCAATCGCGGTTATAAGCATTATAATCTATCACTTAAATAAACAATGGTTGACTGGTGGCTTTTTAGGCGTAGATACATTCTTTGTGATTTCCGGTTATTTGATAACTAGCTTATTACTTTTTGAATATGAATCCACAGGTATTATTAATTTAAAACAATTTTGGTTAAGGCGAATTAAAAGATTAATTCCAGCTATGTTGGTAGTTGTGATGGTTGTAACGGTAGCAACTTTAATATTTAAACCTGGTGAAATTGTAAATATTAAACAAGATGGCTTTGCAGCTATTTTTTATGTATCTAATTGGTGGTACATTGCCACAGATGTTAATTATTTCGAACAGTTTGCTTTTATGCCCTTAAAACATTTATGGTCACTTGCAATTGAAGAGCAATTCTACATTGTTTTTCCCACTGTCTTTATTTTTTTACTGCTTACAATAAAGAAATACCGAAATGTGACTTTGATATTTTGGATAGTTTCGCTAATTTCTTTATTGACAATGGTTATTATTGCCCAATCACAAACAGGGCATTCACGTGTCTATTTTGGTACTGATACACGGTTACAGACAATGTTATTAGGAGTAATATTTGCATTTATTTGGCCACCGTTTAAATTAAAGAAAAATCCAAATCATTCATTGAGAACTATCATCGATAGTATAGGTGTGATTGGAATTGTACTTTTATTAATCCTTTTCTTAAAAGTGAATGATAATAGTAATTGGATATATAATGGTGGTTTTTATTTAATTTCAGGATTGACATTACTTGTAATTATTAGTGCAGTACATCCTTCTGGTTATTTTGCCAAAATACTAGGTAATCCATTATTTGTATACATAGGAAAGCGATCCTATAGTTTATATTTATGGCATTTTCCTGTAATTAGCTTTGTACATTCATATTATGTAGATGGCCAATTACCCATTTATGTTTATGTTGTTGATATTATTTTAACTATTGTATTGGCAGAAATATCTTATCGTTATATAGAGACACCGTTTAGAAAACAAGGGATAAAAGTATTTAGTATCTCACGTGTAAATAAACAGACAGTGATTAGAACAATCGTCTTAATTTTATTTTTAATTCCTACTATGTTTGTCTTTACAGGAAGTTTTGACAAACTAGGTAAAAATGATATAAACCATAAAGCGACTTCATATAATACAGATGAAATAGATAAATATTTAGTTAGACCAATTCCAGTTGATGATGTTAATTTTTCAGGGGACTCTGAGTTTAAAAAAGATAAAGATAATGAAGTATATGCAGATTTGAAACCATTATTAATTGGAGATTCTGTAATGGTGGATATTGGAGAAACCTTTAAGATACAAGTTCCTCATGCTAATATTGATGGCCAAGTTGGTAGGAATTTATATGAAGCCATACCTTTAGTAGATCAAAAATATCAAAATTATAATCACAAATCAAATCAAGTTATCTTAGAATTGGGAACAAATGGAGATTTTTCTGAAGAGCAATTAAATGAATTAATTAAAAAATTCGGTGAAGCTCAAGTGTATTTAGTAAATACTCGAGTACCTAGAAGTTATGAAAGTCATGTTAATGAGTTGATGGCGGATGCTGCCAAAAAATATGATAATGTTACTTTAATCGATTGGCATAAACGTTCTGAAGGTCATTCAGAATATTTTGCACCAGATGGTATTCATTTAGAAGCAAAAGGTGTAAAAGCACTAGCAGATGAAATATTAAAACATATTACCAAAAATCTAAATAGATAA